A stretch of the Rhinoderma darwinii isolate aRhiDar2 chromosome 3, aRhiDar2.hap1, whole genome shotgun sequence genome encodes the following:
- the LOC142750447 gene encoding olfactory receptor 2B6-like, whose amino-acid sequence MIINNFTTVDEFILIGLTNKQDMQILLFIVFLTCYIVSLIGNIVIIWISSINPRLNTPMYFFLRNLSLLDICYTSSVVPKMLINFLSVKKTISFAACFIQLFIHLSLGGAECYLLLSMAYDRYVAICSPLHYTNIMHPVLCIKMATASWVGGIANSIIQTFNTLQLPFCGPNVINHFFCEAPILLELACADTSFNTAIIFFCAIVVAVVPFFLILITYVNIISSIMKIRTTTGRKKAFSTCASHVIVVTLFYGTIFIIYLRPGSIHVTNQDKMATLFYSVITPMLNPLIYTLRNKDVKVAVKEITRKNILQENV is encoded by the coding sequence ATGATCATCAATAATTTCACAACTGTGGATGAATTCATCCTTATTGGGCTAACCAATAAGCAGGACATGCAGATATTGCTATTTATTGTATTTCTTACATGCTACATTGTTTCCTTAATTGGaaatattgtaataatttggaTCAGTAGTATAAACCCTCGATTGAACACCCCAATGTACTTCTTTTTGAGAAATCTCTCCTTGTTGGACATCTGCTATACATCGAGTGTAGTTCCCAAGATGCTCATAAATttcttatcagtgaagaagaccaTATCTTTTGCGGCTTGTTTCATCCAGTTGTTTATCCACCTCTCTCTAGGAGGAGCAGAGTGCTACCTATTGTTGTCAATGGCCTATGACCGGTATGTGGCTATATGTAGCCCCTTACACTACACTAATATTATGCATCCCGTCTTGTGCATTAAGATGGCAACTGCATCTTGGGTTGGTGGTATAGCGAACTCAATCATACAAACATTCAATACATTACAGTTGCCCTTCTGTGGTCCAAATGTTATTAACCACTTTTTCTGTGAGGCTCCCATATTGTTAGAGCTGGCTTGTGCAGATACATCTTTTAATACAGCTATCATTTTCTTCTGTGCTATAGTGGTAGCTGTAGTTCCTTTTTTCCTTATCCTTATTACATACGTCAATATCATTTCCAGCATAATGAAGATTCGTACAACCACAGGACGGAAAAAAGCTTTTTCCACTTGCGCTTCACATGTTATTGTGGTCACATTATTTTACGGCACCATTTTCATAATATATTTGAGGCCTGGGAGTATTCATGTCACTAACCAAGACAAAATGGCCACCTTGTTCTACAGTGTTATCACACCGATGCTGAATCCTCTCATCTACACTTTGAGAAATAAAGATGTCAAAGTTGCAGTAAAAGAAATCACAAGAAAGAATATTCTGCAAGAGAATGTTTAA